Proteins encoded in a region of the Halosimplex halophilum genome:
- a CDS encoding DUF2249 domain-containing protein, with protein MADVSREATRTLDAREIDGEPFGDIMAALDDLPVEGTLELVNSFEPEPLYDVLDDRGFDHETERVADDEFHVYITPAE; from the coding sequence ATGGCCGACGTATCGAGAGAGGCGACGCGGACGCTCGACGCCCGGGAGATCGACGGCGAACCGTTCGGCGACATCATGGCCGCGCTGGACGACCTCCCGGTGGAGGGGACCCTCGAACTCGTCAACAGTTTCGAGCCGGAGCCGCTGTACGACGTGCTCGACGACCGCGGATTCGACCACGAGACCGAGCGCGTCGCCGACGACGAGTTCCACGTCTACATCACCCCCGCCGAGTGA
- a CDS encoding type II toxin-antitoxin system VapC family toxin, translating to MKLLDTTFLAHYYRGDARIESFLEAHEDEEDLVTSTVNVEEIAVGVHAVENDPSLESILAELGWLTVFPFSPDDAFAAAGIEADLHADDTVAQDRINALAGDVLIAGVAENRGATVVTENVDDFEALGVPVESY from the coding sequence GTGAAGCTGCTCGACACGACGTTTCTGGCCCACTACTACCGCGGCGACGCCCGCATCGAGTCGTTCCTCGAAGCCCACGAGGACGAGGAGGATCTGGTCACCTCGACGGTCAACGTCGAGGAGATCGCCGTCGGTGTTCACGCCGTCGAAAACGATCCGTCGCTTGAGTCGATCCTCGCGGAGCTGGGCTGGCTCACCGTCTTCCCGTTCAGTCCGGACGACGCGTTCGCCGCCGCCGGGATCGAGGCGGACCTCCACGCGGACGATACCGTCGCGCAGGACCGGATCAACGCGCTGGCTGGCGACGTGTTGATCGCGGGCGTCGCCGAGAACCGCGGTGCGACGGTCGTCACCGAGAACGTCGACGACTTCGAGGCGCTCGGCGTCCCGGTCGAATCCTACTGA
- a CDS encoding VOC family protein yields the protein MTGSVHHTGTTVADLDRAVEFYTEVFDLEVLAEFESSGENFSRGVGVENATGRFAHLDGDGTRVELVEYDPEGGEAVAEAVNDRGAKHLGFGVDDVEAFYEGLPDDVETVSEPQTSSTGTTILFLRDPEGNLIEVLDA from the coding sequence ATGACCGGAAGCGTCCACCACACCGGAACGACCGTCGCCGACCTGGACCGGGCCGTCGAGTTCTACACCGAGGTCTTCGATCTCGAAGTCCTCGCCGAGTTCGAATCGTCGGGCGAGAACTTCTCCCGGGGCGTCGGCGTCGAGAACGCCACCGGTCGGTTCGCCCACCTCGACGGCGACGGCACCCGCGTCGAACTCGTCGAGTACGACCCGGAGGGTGGCGAGGCCGTCGCCGAGGCCGTCAACGACCGCGGCGCCAAACACCTCGGCTTCGGCGTCGACGACGTGGAGGCCTTCTACGAGGGACTACCCGACGACGTGGAGACCGTCAGCGAACCCCAGACCTCCTCGACCGGCACGACGATCCTCTTCCTCCGCGACCCCGAGGGCAACCTGATCGAGGTCCTCGACGCGTAG
- a CDS encoding MFS transporter codes for MTGSRDRAWLAAMVFAVLLAQVLLYPGVDRLVGALGATTDLDASMWFLAAEFAAFVAFAGVWGAASDRAGRRTPFIAAGALGGSAGYLALAVLPGFTSLSFEGVLVVRAAQGAATIGAFSLAMTMLMDLEGGHGRNMAAAGAAIGGGTALGAPLGGQLYEVGPFVPLYLASALLAAVAALALAVDDRAPDGERDSLARAVASLRGTPTLAVPYAFGFLDRLTAGFFALVGTLYFRSAFGLGPGATGLMLALFFAPFALLQYPMGILSDKVGRTVPIVAGSACYGLVVIGVGRAPTVALAGAGMLAVGILGALMSPATMALVTDLAADTERGVAMAGFNVFGSLGFLAGVVVGGGVASAYGYPEAFLVAGGLEIVVAAATLPVFLRLDIGRTATFVE; via the coding sequence ATGACGGGCTCGCGCGACCGCGCCTGGCTCGCGGCGATGGTGTTCGCCGTCCTGCTCGCGCAGGTGCTGCTGTACCCGGGCGTCGACCGGCTGGTCGGCGCGCTCGGCGCGACGACGGACCTCGACGCGAGCATGTGGTTCCTCGCGGCGGAGTTCGCGGCGTTCGTCGCCTTCGCCGGCGTCTGGGGCGCCGCCAGCGACCGCGCCGGCCGGCGGACGCCCTTCATCGCCGCCGGCGCGCTCGGGGGGTCGGCGGGCTATCTCGCGCTCGCCGTCCTCCCGGGGTTCACCAGCCTCTCCTTCGAGGGCGTGCTGGTCGTCCGCGCGGCCCAGGGCGCAGCGACTATCGGCGCCTTCTCGCTGGCGATGACGATGCTGATGGACCTGGAGGGCGGCCACGGCCGGAACATGGCCGCCGCCGGCGCGGCCATCGGCGGCGGCACCGCGCTGGGCGCCCCGCTCGGCGGCCAGCTCTACGAGGTCGGCCCGTTCGTCCCGCTCTATCTCGCGAGCGCGCTGCTGGCGGCCGTGGCCGCCCTCGCGCTGGCGGTCGACGACCGCGCGCCCGACGGCGAGCGCGACTCGCTGGCCCGCGCAGTCGCGAGCCTCCGCGGGACGCCGACGCTGGCCGTCCCCTACGCCTTCGGCTTCCTCGACCGCCTCACGGCCGGCTTCTTCGCCCTCGTCGGCACCCTCTACTTCCGGTCGGCGTTCGGCCTCGGCCCCGGCGCCACCGGGCTGATGCTCGCCCTCTTTTTCGCCCCCTTCGCCCTCCTGCAGTACCCGATGGGCATCCTCTCGGACAAGGTGGGGCGGACGGTGCCCATCGTCGCCGGGTCGGCGTGTTACGGCCTGGTCGTGATCGGCGTCGGCCGCGCGCCGACGGTCGCGCTCGCCGGCGCCGGGATGCTCGCCGTCGGTATCCTGGGTGCGCTGATGTCGCCGGCGACGATGGCGCTTGTGACCGACCTCGCCGCCGACACCGAGCGCGGCGTCGCGATGGCCGGGTTCAACGTCTTCGGTAGCCTGGGCTTCCTAGCCGGCGTCGTCGTCGGCGGGGGCGTCGCGAGCGCCTACGGCTACCCCGAGGCGTTCCTCGTCGCCGGCGGCCTGGAGATCGTCGTCGCCGCCGCGACGCTGCCGGTCTTCCTGCGGCTGGACATCGGCCGGACCGCGACGTTCGTGGAGTGA
- a CDS encoding transcriptional regulator, whose protein sequence is MSRSALVGNVTAMLEDAGFVVSERCAIRPKSFDVAARRGEEVLLVKILGNIDAFDGHTGAEMRRLGKYLGATPLVIGLRTRDEELKPGVTYFRHGVPVLSPDTAMDLFVEEVPPLIYAAPGGLYVNIDSEVLADAREDRDWSLGRLANELGVSRRTVSKYEDGMDASVEVASQLQELFDAPLTSPVEVLDGAEEVREDEETPDDPEVDPEDEPIVAVLTRVGFDVHPTDRAPFKTVSENERREEEMLTGHSELTKTAEKRARIMSSVGRVTRTRSVYVVDRATRESVEGTAIVEEAEMENIEEADELRDIIRERADPEGSSA, encoded by the coding sequence ATGTCACGGTCGGCACTGGTCGGCAACGTCACCGCGATGTTGGAGGACGCGGGCTTCGTGGTGAGCGAGCGCTGCGCCATCCGGCCGAAGAGCTTCGACGTCGCGGCCCGCCGCGGGGAGGAGGTCCTCCTCGTGAAGATCCTCGGCAACATCGACGCGTTCGACGGCCACACCGGCGCCGAGATGCGCCGCCTCGGGAAGTACCTGGGCGCCACGCCGCTGGTCATCGGCCTGCGCACCCGCGACGAGGAGCTCAAACCGGGCGTCACCTACTTCCGCCACGGCGTCCCGGTGCTCTCGCCCGACACCGCCATGGATCTCTTCGTCGAGGAGGTCCCGCCGCTCATCTACGCGGCGCCGGGCGGCCTCTACGTCAACATCGACAGCGAGGTGCTCGCGGACGCCCGCGAGGACCGCGACTGGTCGCTCGGCCGCCTCGCCAACGAGCTCGGCGTCTCCCGGCGGACCGTCTCGAAGTACGAGGACGGCATGGACGCCTCCGTCGAGGTCGCCAGCCAGCTGCAGGAACTGTTCGACGCGCCGCTCACGTCGCCCGTCGAGGTGCTCGACGGCGCCGAGGAGGTCCGCGAGGACGAGGAGACCCCCGACGACCCCGAGGTCGACCCCGAGGACGAGCCCATCGTCGCCGTCCTCACCCGCGTCGGCTTCGACGTCCACCCGACGGACCGGGCGCCATTTAAGACCGTCAGCGAGAACGAGCGCCGCGAGGAGGAGATGCTGACGGGCCACTCGGAGCTCACCAAGACCGCAGAGAAGCGCGCCCGCATCATGTCCTCGGTCGGGCGGGTCACCCGGACCCGGTCGGTGTACGTCGTCGACCGCGCCACCCGCGAGTCCGTCGAGGGCACCGCCATCGTCGAGGAGGCCGAGATGGAGAACATCGAGGAGGCCGACGAACTCCGGGACATCATCCGCGAGCGGGCCGACCCCGAGGGCAGTTCCGCGTGA
- a CDS encoding outer membrane protein assembly factor BamB family protein, with product MDRRSFCRRLAALGGTFGLAGCLSRPDEPGTATAPRAAGGTDATETATATDAEATDEPTDSDAAETTASGDAQASDAHWPTFGGDDGHTGYRPDGAGPVDGRIAWSAIGDAPTVLCPPTVADGVVYTGSAADAVHAFDAETGEARWEFPTSSYVETAPTVRDGRVYTADADGVVYALTTDGEAAWRHETEQNLHSRTLAVRDGTVYVGTAGNMPMVVSGDTDKSKAGKVLALDADSGEELWSFEGPEDWFTGPALGDGRVYVGNHTGEVFALDAASGEERWSRSATAAEDDSATVLVPPTYDDGSVYVAVHAAGRVAALDAESGEPEWRVSLPEANVKSSPAVTDDRVFVASYGYRGAALTGGETPTAEESGTVGVLSALDRADGSEDWTHETDHDFRSSPAVAGDRVYVGGGDGVLAVARDDGTERWRVTFDDYVDSSPAVAAGRLFVGSADGSLYCVAEE from the coding sequence ATGGATAGACGCTCGTTTTGCCGGCGGCTGGCCGCACTCGGTGGTACTTTCGGCCTGGCCGGCTGTCTGAGCCGGCCGGACGAGCCGGGGACGGCGACGGCGCCGAGGGCTGCCGGGGGGACCGACGCGACGGAAACCGCGACGGCCACGGACGCCGAGGCGACGGACGAGCCGACGGACAGTGACGCGGCCGAGACGACGGCGTCCGGAGATGCCCAGGCGTCGGACGCGCACTGGCCGACGTTCGGGGGTGACGACGGACACACCGGGTACCGCCCGGACGGCGCGGGGCCGGTCGACGGGCGGATCGCGTGGTCAGCGATCGGCGACGCGCCGACGGTCCTCTGTCCGCCGACGGTCGCCGACGGCGTCGTCTACACCGGGAGCGCGGCGGACGCGGTCCACGCCTTCGACGCGGAGACGGGCGAGGCCCGCTGGGAGTTCCCCACGAGCAGCTACGTCGAGACGGCGCCGACGGTCCGCGACGGGCGCGTCTACACGGCCGACGCCGACGGCGTCGTCTACGCGCTGACGACCGACGGCGAAGCGGCCTGGCGCCACGAGACCGAGCAGAACCTCCACAGCAGGACGCTCGCAGTCCGCGACGGGACCGTCTACGTCGGAACCGCGGGGAACATGCCGATGGTAGTCAGCGGCGACACGGACAAGTCGAAGGCCGGCAAAGTCCTCGCGCTCGACGCCGACTCCGGCGAGGAGCTGTGGTCGTTCGAGGGGCCGGAGGACTGGTTCACCGGCCCGGCGCTCGGCGACGGGCGGGTCTACGTCGGCAACCACACCGGCGAGGTGTTCGCGCTCGACGCGGCCAGCGGCGAGGAACGCTGGTCCCGGTCGGCGACCGCGGCCGAGGACGACAGCGCGACCGTCCTCGTTCCGCCGACGTACGACGACGGCTCGGTGTACGTCGCCGTCCACGCCGCCGGACGAGTCGCCGCGCTCGACGCCGAATCGGGAGAGCCGGAGTGGCGGGTCTCGCTCCCCGAAGCGAACGTCAAGTCCTCGCCGGCGGTGACCGACGACCGGGTGTTCGTCGCGTCGTACGGCTACCGCGGCGCCGCGCTGACCGGCGGGGAGACACCTACGGCGGAGGAATCCGGCACGGTGGGCGTCCTCTCGGCGCTCGACCGCGCGGACGGGAGCGAGGACTGGACCCACGAGACCGACCACGACTTCCGCTCGTCGCCCGCCGTCGCCGGCGACCGCGTCTACGTCGGCGGCGGGGACGGCGTCCTGGCCGTCGCTCGCGACGATGGGACCGAGCGGTGGCGCGTGACCTTCGACGACTACGTCGACTCCTCGCCCGCCGTCGCGGCCGGCCGGCTGTTCGTCGGCTCGGCGGACGGCTCGCTCTACTGCGTCGCCGAGGAATGA
- a CDS encoding glutaredoxin family protein, producing the protein MTFQPDEGLPQEEVDQRVDEAIEDNEVVLFMKGTEIMPQCGYSDRALTLLKQYRDDVEVVDTLESLDEFRAALERHSDRETIPQTFVDGDFVGGSDILKQLDERGDLEPKLTA; encoded by the coding sequence ATGACGTTCCAACCCGACGAGGGCCTCCCGCAGGAGGAGGTCGACCAGCGCGTCGACGAGGCCATCGAGGACAACGAGGTCGTGCTGTTCATGAAGGGCACGGAGATCATGCCCCAGTGCGGCTACTCCGACCGCGCGCTGACGCTGCTCAAACAGTACCGCGACGACGTCGAGGTCGTCGACACGCTGGAGTCGCTCGACGAGTTCCGCGCCGCGCTCGAACGCCACAGCGACCGCGAGACCATCCCCCAGACGTTCGTCGACGGCGACTTCGTCGGCGGCAGCGACATCCTCAAACAGCTCGACGAGCGGGGCGACCTCGAACCGAAACTGACCGCCTGA
- a CDS encoding Rid family detoxifying hydrolase — translation MKRIVSTDAAPAAVGAYSQATETDDLVFTAGQIPLTPDGELLDDAAIDVQTQQALENVEAVLDEAGAGMADVLKVTVYLDDIDDFDGMNDTYETFFDDEPPARSAVGVDELPKGVGVEIEAIATK, via the coding sequence ATGAAGCGCATCGTCAGCACCGACGCGGCGCCCGCGGCCGTGGGCGCGTACAGCCAGGCGACCGAGACCGACGATCTGGTCTTCACCGCGGGCCAGATCCCGCTGACCCCTGACGGCGAACTCTTAGACGACGCCGCCATCGACGTCCAGACTCAGCAGGCGCTGGAGAACGTCGAGGCCGTCCTCGACGAGGCGGGCGCGGGCATGGCGGACGTGCTGAAGGTGACGGTCTATCTCGACGACATCGACGACTTCGACGGGATGAACGACACCTACGAGACCTTCTTCGACGACGAGCCGCCCGCCCGCAGCGCCGTCGGCGTCGACGAACTCCCCAAGGGCGTCGGCGTCGAGATCGAGGCCATCGCGACGAAGTGA
- a CDS encoding antitoxin VapB family protein → MGTKTIGLDDEAYERLSAEKREGESFSDVVKRVTEAVRTDWRRGFGKYEDADGERLERAARESRERRGAGLAARQSDVFDALAGEGDESPRRDDDEGDA, encoded by the coding sequence ATGGGAACGAAGACGATCGGGCTCGACGACGAGGCCTACGAGCGACTCAGCGCCGAAAAGCGCGAGGGTGAGAGCTTCAGCGACGTGGTCAAGCGAGTGACCGAAGCGGTTCGGACCGACTGGCGACGGGGCTTCGGGAAGTACGAGGACGCGGACGGCGAACGACTGGAGCGGGCGGCCCGGGAGAGTCGGGAACGCCGCGGGGCAGGACTCGCGGCCAGGCAGTCCGACGTGTTCGACGCGCTGGCCGGTGAGGGCGACGAGAGTCCGCGACGGGACGACGACGAGGGCGACGCGTGA
- a CDS encoding NUDIX hydrolase, translating to MTKRKADYCPYCGTALETAVFEGRDRRYCPDCEEIIFQNPTPGGSVVVLDSGGRSAPGSAAKPQDGDAALLIERANEPHRGAWAVPGGILEVDESARAGAARELEEETGLAVDPDALELVRTDFTVADPADGSYLSVCFAVERAATTGSLDPGPEAADARWWPFAELSATDAWIRSVDRRRVEAAVDRLRDGSVRFGE from the coding sequence ATGACCAAGCGCAAAGCCGACTACTGTCCGTACTGCGGGACCGCGCTGGAGACGGCGGTCTTCGAGGGGCGGGACCGCCGATACTGTCCCGACTGCGAGGAGATAATCTTCCAGAACCCGACGCCCGGGGGGAGCGTCGTCGTCCTCGACAGCGGGGGACGGAGTGCCCCGGGCAGTGCGGCGAAGCCACAGGATGGCGACGCGGCGCTGCTGATCGAGCGCGCCAACGAGCCCCATCGGGGCGCCTGGGCGGTCCCCGGCGGGATCCTCGAAGTCGACGAGTCCGCCCGCGCCGGCGCCGCGCGCGAACTCGAAGAGGAGACCGGGCTGGCGGTCGACCCCGACGCGCTCGAACTCGTCCGCACCGACTTCACGGTCGCCGACCCGGCCGACGGTTCGTATCTCTCGGTCTGTTTCGCCGTCGAGCGGGCCGCGACGACGGGGTCGCTCGACCCCGGTCCGGAGGCCGCCGACGCGCGCTGGTGGCCGTTCGCGGAGCTGTCGGCCACCGACGCCTGGATCCGCTCGGTCGACCGCCGGCGGGTCGAGGCCGCCGTCGACCGGCTGCGGGACGGTTCGGTTCGCTTCGGCGAGTGA
- a CDS encoding conditioned medium-induced protein 4, with protein sequence MDEKTEELRDIFMDVSDEETVTETQAEQRGSIADQPDESTIRERLRGVIEALGDRYEFDSDLGTETYVALVRGFYDDRSDEAIAEDLDISTGEVFRARMDLHLFREADTAAPFDICELRRRREESDAALAEEFGVEESTLAHYRRVVDAQDAARAANHRYQTEFDEILTDAAISGQLTESVKEDGLDEAAEDIETDVSF encoded by the coding sequence ATGGACGAAAAGACAGAGGAACTGCGGGACATCTTCATGGACGTTTCCGACGAGGAGACGGTCACGGAGACCCAGGCGGAGCAGCGGGGCTCCATCGCGGACCAGCCCGACGAGTCGACCATCCGCGAGCGCCTGCGGGGGGTAATCGAGGCGCTCGGCGACCGCTACGAGTTCGACTCCGACCTGGGGACGGAGACGTACGTCGCCCTCGTCCGGGGGTTCTACGACGACAGGTCCGACGAGGCGATCGCCGAGGACCTGGATATCTCGACCGGGGAAGTGTTCCGCGCACGCATGGACCTGCACCTGTTCCGGGAGGCGGACACGGCGGCGCCGTTCGACATCTGCGAGCTGCGCCGCCGCCGCGAGGAGAGCGACGCCGCGCTCGCCGAGGAGTTCGGCGTCGAGGAGTCAACGCTGGCCCACTACCGCCGCGTCGTCGACGCCCAGGACGCCGCCCGGGCCGCGAACCACCGCTACCAGACCGAGTTCGACGAGATCCTCACCGACGCCGCCATCTCGGGCCAGCTCACCGAGAGCGTCAAGGAGGACGGCCTCGACGAGGCCGCCGAGGACATCGAGACCGACGTGTCGTTCTGA
- a CDS encoding CRISPR-associated protein Cas4: MHTFRDVATAAYCPRKLYYRRRDPAADEDVPQEVRARRDLAFRYPELLDSDPEIQAAPIEITPTQYRSRLGRLRASLDAWDDLVDPAGREVLLEGRECRGVAHKVLDGPPRPSLVFAGSPPEQGVWEPQTVRLVAAAKALAWERETTVETAFAEYPAFGVVREVPLTTRRKATYRSAVRTAAAVDGPPSRTANREKCSPCEYQGQCGVTTRSLKSML, translated from the coding sequence ATGCACACGTTCCGCGACGTGGCAACGGCGGCGTACTGCCCGCGGAAGCTCTACTACCGCCGGCGCGACCCGGCGGCCGACGAGGATGTCCCCCAGGAGGTCCGCGCCCGCCGGGACCTGGCCTTCCGCTACCCCGAACTGCTCGACTCCGACCCCGAGATCCAGGCCGCGCCGATCGAGATCACGCCCACGCAGTACCGCTCGCGGCTCGGCCGCCTGCGGGCGAGCCTCGACGCCTGGGACGACCTGGTCGACCCCGCGGGCCGAGAGGTGCTGCTGGAGGGGCGGGAGTGTCGCGGGGTCGCGCACAAGGTGCTCGACGGGCCGCCGCGGCCGTCGCTGGTGTTCGCCGGCTCCCCGCCCGAACAGGGGGTCTGGGAGCCACAGACCGTCCGGCTGGTCGCCGCCGCGAAGGCGCTGGCCTGGGAGCGCGAGACGACCGTCGAGACCGCCTTCGCCGAGTACCCCGCCTTCGGCGTCGTCCGCGAGGTACCGCTCACGACGCGCCGGAAAGCGACCTATCGCTCGGCCGTCCGCACCGCCGCCGCCGTCGACGGCCCGCCCTCCCGGACCGCGAACCGCGAGAAGTGCTCGCCATGCGAGTACCAGGGCCAGTGCGGCGTGACGACGCGGTCGCTGAAGTCCATGTTGTGA
- a CDS encoding SRPBCC family protein codes for MQTVTVSRRVDAPPERVRDAMGDLEAFMLAAGFTEVTVDGDDMHLENQVGLATVTLDLRLVDTEADLAYEQAEGFFETMDTEYRVEAVDGGSEVTATTDFELDVALVGQVLDATVIKRQRRHELESQFDWLEAQFAE; via the coding sequence ATGCAGACGGTCACGGTCTCGCGACGAGTCGACGCCCCGCCCGAGCGCGTGCGCGACGCGATGGGGGACCTGGAGGCGTTCATGCTCGCCGCCGGATTCACCGAGGTGACCGTCGACGGCGACGACATGCACCTGGAGAACCAGGTCGGGCTCGCCACGGTGACGCTCGACCTGCGCCTGGTCGACACCGAGGCCGACCTGGCCTACGAGCAGGCCGAGGGCTTCTTCGAGACGATGGACACCGAGTACCGCGTGGAAGCCGTCGACGGCGGCTCGGAGGTCACGGCGACGACCGACTTCGAACTCGACGTGGCGCTCGTCGGGCAGGTGCTCGACGCGACCGTGATCAAGCGCCAGCGACGCCACGAGCTGGAGTCGCAGTTCGACTGGCTGGAAGCGCAGTTCGCGGAGTGA
- a CDS encoding tRNA(Ile)(2)-agmatinylcytidine synthase, giving the protein MTVIGLDDTDSRERGMCTTFVAATLAERIEDVGGTVERRLLVRLNPGVEHKTRGNAALAVHTDLDADRALELARDHLDLAETADPRTNPGVVVAPGDPGAVPEEVAAFARAAVRDYHGIDDAVDLAAEAGYRSAHAGNGRGRVGALAAVGAWRAFDEWTFECISYRERDRWGTERDVNEESVFAAAGRAYPDAWDTVDRGESYPVCAPRTPCPILHGIRGDDAETVRSVARAIDGEPVASRALFVTNQGTDAHLRQVDGFGSAADGRAYRVDGEVVADPETREGGHVFTALRSDDGETAEIAAFEPTKRFRDRVRALRPGDRLTVCGELSDGTLKLEKFAVRELVRTEPANPECPECGRSMGSAGAGQGYRCRDCGTSADGKVDAPVERDLELGWYEVPPCARRHVAKPLVRGGFDAPVHPER; this is encoded by the coding sequence GTGACCGTCATCGGGCTCGACGACACGGATTCCCGCGAGCGCGGGATGTGTACCACCTTCGTCGCCGCCACCCTCGCCGAGCGGATCGAAGACGTGGGTGGAACCGTCGAGCGGCGCCTGCTGGTACGGCTCAATCCCGGCGTCGAGCACAAGACCCGGGGTAACGCCGCGCTGGCCGTCCACACCGACCTCGACGCCGACCGCGCGCTCGAACTCGCCCGCGACCACCTCGACCTGGCCGAGACCGCGGACCCCCGGACGAATCCGGGCGTCGTCGTCGCGCCGGGCGACCCCGGTGCGGTCCCGGAGGAGGTGGCCGCGTTCGCGCGGGCGGCGGTGCGGGATTACCACGGGATCGACGACGCGGTCGACCTGGCCGCGGAGGCGGGCTACCGGAGTGCCCACGCCGGCAACGGCCGCGGCCGGGTCGGCGCGCTGGCCGCCGTGGGCGCGTGGCGGGCCTTCGACGAGTGGACCTTCGAGTGTATCTCCTACCGCGAGCGCGACCGCTGGGGGACCGAGCGGGACGTGAACGAGGAGTCGGTGTTCGCCGCCGCCGGGCGCGCCTACCCGGACGCATGGGACACCGTGGACCGGGGCGAGAGCTACCCCGTCTGCGCCCCGCGGACGCCCTGCCCGATCCTCCACGGGATCCGCGGCGACGACGCCGAGACGGTGCGGTCCGTGGCGAGGGCAATCGACGGCGAACCGGTCGCGAGCCGGGCGCTGTTCGTCACCAACCAGGGGACCGACGCCCACCTGCGGCAGGTCGACGGATTCGGGAGCGCCGCCGACGGACGGGCCTACCGGGTCGACGGCGAGGTCGTCGCCGACCCGGAGACCCGGGAGGGCGGCCACGTGTTCACCGCCCTGCGGAGCGACGACGGCGAGACCGCCGAGATCGCCGCCTTCGAGCCCACGAAGCGGTTCCGTGACCGCGTGCGGGCGCTGCGCCCTGGCGACCGGCTGACCGTCTGCGGGGAGCTGAGCGACGGGACGCTGAAACTGGAGAAGTTCGCGGTCAGGGAACTGGTGCGGACCGAACCGGCGAACCCGGAGTGCCCGGAGTGTGGCCGGTCGATGGGGTCGGCGGGCGCCGGCCAGGGATACCGCTGCCGGGACTGCGGGACGAGCGCCGACGGCAAGGTCGATGCCCCCGTCGAGCGCGACCTGGAACTCGGGTGGTACGAGGTGCCGCCCTGCGCCCGCCGGCACGTCGCGAAACCGCTCGTCCGCGGCGGGTTCGACGCGCCCGTCCACCCCGAGCGATAG